tggccatcacaaagccctgacttcaatcccatagaaaatttgtggccagaactgaaaaagcgtgttcgagcaaggaggcctacaaacctgactcagttacaccagctctgtcaggaggaatgggccaatattcccccaacttattgtgggaagcttgtggaagtatacatgaaatgtttgacccaggttaagcaatttaaaggcaatgctaccaaatactaattgagtgtatgtaaacttctgacccactggaaatgtgatgaaagaattaaaagctgaaataaatcattctctctactattattctgatatttcacattcttaaaataaaatggtgatcctaactgacctaagacagggaatttttactaggattaaaggtcagaaattgtgaaaaactgagtttaaatgtaaactgctgacttcaactgtaccttaacaaaaaggaggtaggggtcgtggatcagaaaaccagtcagtatctggtgtgaacaccatttgcctcatgcagcgcgacatctcctttgcataaagacatttttacattttagacatttagcagatgctcttatccagagcgacttacagtagtgagtgcatacatttcataccatgcatttttgttttgtactgaccccccgtgggaatcgaacccacaaccctggcgttgcacacaccatgctggcgttgcaaacaccttgctctaccaactgagccacagggaaggcccaaagttgatcaggctgttgattttggcctgtggaatgtagtcccactcttcttcaatggctgtacgaagtttgctggatattggcgggaactgaaacacactgtcgtacatgtcaatccagaggATCCCAAACatcctcaatgggtgacatgtctcgtgagtatgcaggctatggaagaattggaacattttcagcgtccaggaattgtgtacagattcttgcgaaatggggctgtgcattatcatgctcaaacatgaggtgatggtggcagatgaatggcacgacaatgggcccctcttcacaacattgacatcagcaaaccgcttgcccacaggatgccatctgcccggtacaattgaaaccgggattcatccgtgaagagcacacttctccagcataccagtggccatcgaaggtgagcattttcccacttaAGTCAGTTTCGACACCAAACTGCAATCAGGTCAAGACCCTTGTGAAGaagacgagcacacagatgagcttcaccgagactgtttctgacagtttgtgcagacgtTCTTTAGTTGTGCaagcccacagtttcatcagctgtccaggtggctggtctcagacgatcccgcaggtgaagaaactggatgtggaggtcctgggctggcgtggttacacctggtctgaggttgtgagactggttggacatactgacaaattctctgaaacaacagctctgatggacattcctgcagtcagcataccaattgaatgctccctcaaaacttgagacatctgtgccattgtgttgtgtgataaaactgcacattttagagtggccttttattgtccccagcacaaggtgcacctgtgtaatgactatgctgcttaatcagcttcttgatatgccacacctgtcaggtggatggattatcttggcaaaggagaaatgctcactaacaggaatgtaaacaaatttgtgcacaacattttagagaaataagctttttgtgcgtatggacattttttggaatcttttatttcaagCTCATGAAagatgaaaccaacactttacatgttgcgattatatttttgttcagaatgaATATGAAAAATTGCTATTGGGTAAACTATATGAGAACCTCGAGCACAGTTTCACTTCCTTATGGCTTATAAATAGACGAGAGGACAAACAATCATACCAGAAATTACATAGGCCTAGCGTGGTGTGTCACCCTAAAGCTAGCCTGATCACAAGTCACAAGACCTAAACCCACcagccaggagagagaggggggagagagaaaggggggatggAAAGAGAGTGGTGAATggcaaaaagagagaggggatagaaaaagagggggagtgaggaagagaaacaaacagagagagagtcctTCATATTCAACCCCCCCTATAAAGGTCCATTGTCCTGAGCTGTGTCCGCTGGTGCTGAACTCCTGATCTGGCTTAAGGGGTTTTAACACACCAAAACTAACCCTGTCGACACAGCAAATAGGCATACAGTCCACAGGGTGAAAAATCTGCAGCTTCAACTACTGAAACAAAGTTACACcactaacatacagtaccagtcaaaagtttggacacacttactcattcaaaggtttttctttatttttactatattgtagaataatagtgaagatgtcaaaactatgatatagcacatatggaatcatgtaggaaccaaaaaagtgttaaacaaatcaaaatatattttatatttgagattcctcaaagtagtcaccctttgccttgatgacagctttgcacactcttggtattctctcaaccagcttcatgtggaatgcttatccaacagtcttgaaggagttcccacatatgctgagcgaatgccaagagtgtgcaaagctatcaacaagacaaagagtggctactttgaagaatctcaaatatactttgatttgtttaacacttttttggttactacatcattccatatgtgttatttcatagtgttgatgtcttcattattattctacaatgtagaaaatagtaaaaataagagagaaacctggaatgagtaggtatgtccaaacttttgactggtactgtatatgctaTACAATGTAACAAACACTAGTTGAAGCTAAGATGCAGTTTTACAGCACACACTGTTCAAACACTGTGACAGTAGCCAAAGAGTTAACCATTAACAGAATCAACAGTGGGTGTGTCCACGTGCAACAGAACCAACAAGAACACACAGTGCTGTTCTATCACTGAAGGTTGCATCGCAATACTTTGAAGTGACTTCCTCTCCTCAGCTCATCCCCTTCAGAAATTAACAACCTGACTAGAGGCATTTACAACATGGTATTTGCTATGTCATAGTGTGACACTACAGTATTCACGAAATGAAGCTTGACACCGTTATCCATGTCAATAAAATAATTTCAGGCTAGAGGTTATATGCTGAGCAACCAAACATGATCAGCAAATTAAAAATGTACTGCCAATAAATAGGTTCTCAATTGTTTAACTTCTGTTCAATTGGATGAGGATAATGTTTTATTATTTCCTAACAGGATGTGCGcttgtacagtacacacacacacacacacacacacacacacacacacacacacacacacacacacacacacacacacacacacacacacacacacacacacacacacacacacacacacacaccaacattatGACTAATGAGAAGGTGGTACTGACAGACAGGTGACTCACTACAACACTTATAGaataggattgtttgtgtgtgtgtgtgtgtgtgtgtgtgtgtgtgtgtgtgtgtgtgtgtgtgtgtgtgtgtgtgtgtgtgtgtgtgactatttTACACTGTCATAAGGTATCTGGCACAGACATATTTGACTAcacagaaaaaaatgtttttccaagAACATAAAAGTCAACATACAAGTCAAACAATGATTAGACAATATATGAAACCATAGGCCCTAAAGCCTATGGTTTTAGGTTACTGAACAAGGTTACTGAACCCAGTTGTTACACGATAACTTCCTATGCAGGGGAAGGGTTAAACTCCGTTCACTGGAACAACTGATAAGGTGCACATAATCTGAAACCACTCAAGAGTGTACTAATAATGCTGATGACAACATGCATGACAACATGCAAAATCAATACCTTTATCTTGTTTAATTTCATTCATAATCATGACTCACTCCATAAATCAGCTATATTCTTGTTATAGATAAAAGTATTCCCTTGAGATTGTCATTATTTATACTTATCAGAATGTTTATATAGACTCTCAAACGCATAACTTTCTCTCAATTTTTCTCTGCTTCAAGGGCCCCCTACGGGCTTGAGCACAGGGGCTTCAGACCCTGTAAACACCTGCATTAATCAGCCCCTGAGtacgcactatgcagctgttgcaagagctaATTTTCACTTGTAGCAAAAACAACGactgataggcagcttaaacttcttaaattcaaccattattgcAATGCAATTCAACGTCAGGTTTCCAGGCAAGTTTAGATTGAGATATATGAGCGAGAGTTAGTCATGTGTGGCGCTCATCTGCTTCTAAATCAGTTTTCACTTCCTTTTAGACTGCAGTGCATTCAACAACAATAAGACATGTCAAAAGTAAAATATTACACACATCCAACACTGATGTAGCCTAGCCTATATGCTCAAGTCAGTAGATACTCACCTCCCCTGCTATATTATATTTTAGGCTACAGGGATTTATTCCAAAATAGTAGTTTCCAACTAGTGTTCTTTTCGCGGACACATTCAGCTCCCTGACTGTCAGTATGGAAATCAGTCTGTCAAACTGCCGACGCAGTTGTCCTTTGATGACGCAACCGCGTAGATCTTATGTCGGCACACAAACAAAAACTTGCCACTTCACTTTTAAATGACATCGCACTTATTGAATAAAACGAGAGACTTTTTTCGGATACACTTTAGACACATTCAGATGCACAATACCTCGTTTGAAGCTGTCTCCTGTGCTGTGTGCGCCTGAACGCTGCGCGTTTCGCATTGACGTGGGGCATTCACATCACAGTAGATGCATTATATGCGCGCGGCGCGATTTCTACATCACCATGACTTAGCAACTTCAACTTCATAGCAGCATAGCCCAGCAGCACAACTTCATTAATGACGCCCGGCAAGTCGGCAAGTACGCacaaaacaacaataacaacattcCAAGAAATTAACCCGATTACCCGACGATTATAACGCAAGATACACCAACCCAGCGCAGTTCAGCGTGGCTGGTAGACTATCTATAACATCAGACATTTATACGCTAAAAACAAATAAACGCCCACATACTAAGGTCCTAAACAGTTTCTTTGAGTCATAAATAAATATAGTGCTCCAGGCCTATTCAATTAAACAGGCAGTACCTCATATTTAAAGTCAAATAGATCACgaagggtatgtgtgtgtgcaaggtCAGCAGTTTATGAACAAAGAAACTGTACACATTGATATGGGGATGCGTAGTTTGACGGAACAGTATCATCAGAAAGTGCTGGGTGGTGTCACATTCTGATGTGGAGGCATCTGATGGAACGGTCTAATGGAAAACCATGATGTTTGCTGGCATGCATTTCCCCTAAGAATTACAGCCACATTCTCGACCTAGTGGTTGTGGATCCGTAAACTGTTCGTTCAATCAATGACTTCTCAATATGCATGATAGGATCACTAATAAACGTAGCGTGTGTGattatgtatatttatataaacCCCTGTCTGTATCTGTAATTATAACGTCATTACAGAACATAGTGAAATGGTTGTGGGCAGGTGACCTGTGGGCAGGCATGTGTACGTATTTGTTTTATTGACAGTGCTGATAGGAGAAAGTAAAGTGAAACTGCCATAGCACAGTGACACTGCGGTATGGCTGCATCTCAATCTATCTGAGGAGGATTCCTTTCTTAGTCTTCCTCTCCTCGATTcatttccttcatctgcacttgGACAGTTGAAAGCAAATTCCTACTTTATTTATAATATCCCTCCCCCATTTCTAACCTTAATGTAGGTGTTTATTATTCATTATTTATTAAAAGCTGAAAAACAATGAAAACGGTTTAACCCACgtttgtgtgcccagtgggatgtatgACAATTTCCTCTGAGAGCCACATACacagagtgcacaaaacattaggaacaccttcctaatattgagttgcacccccttttgccctcagaacaacctacagttggctggatgttcttttgGTGGTCGACCATTCTTGATAGACACAGGAAACTGTTacgtgtgaaaaacccagcagcgttgcagttcttggcacactcaaacccagtggtgtaaagtacttaagtaaaacatACTTGAAAGTAATACTTGAatagttttggggggtatctgtactttacattactatttatatttttggcaacttttactttactacattgctAATGAaagtaatgtactttttactccatacattttcactgacacccaaaagtactcttaCATTTTGactggaaaatggtccaattcacacacttatcaagagaacatccctggttatccctactgcctctaagtatatttaaaaccaaatacttttagacttttactcaagtagaatttacTGGGGGACTTTCAAATTTGAGTTGAGTCCTTTTCTATTAAGggatctttacttttactgaagtatgacaattgacaacgttttccaccactgctcaaaCCAGTACGCCTGACACCaactaccatacccctttcaacgacacttcaatattttgtcttgcccattcaccctctgagtggcacacatacacaatccatgtctcaattgtatcaagacttaaaaatccttctttaacctgtgtccCCCTCTTCATCTACGCTCCTTGAAGTGGattcaacaagtgacatcaataagggatcatagctttcacctggtcaatctttgtcatggaaagagcaagtgtccTTAATGTGTTTTACACTTAGTGTAATTTAGTTATTAAAAGTGAAGAATGATTGACCTACAATCAAAAGTAATTCAAATAATTGGTTGAAATCTAGAAACATTATTATATATTTATGTCATAAtcttcgtcgtctgaagaggagaaatcatcggaccaatatgcagcgggtatattgctcatcttcgtatttattgaaggtaaggtgcacagactaaaccggaaacaaccacccacaaacacaagtgaaaacgaaacacactaaatatggcctccaattagagacaacaaccaccagctgcctctaattggaggtcattgaaaaaacacaacatagaaagagaaacctagaataaacctagaaaatatagaacatacatcaaaaccccgaaacacccaaaacaaacaccccctgccacgccctgaccaaactataataacaaataaccccttttactggtcaggacgtgacaatttatTAATGACAAATGTGAAACGGCAGAGctgtgttagagctgtcaaatccacaagtgtcTCCTTGTGTTACCTTATCACCTAAACTGCCAATAGTTTAGGTGATATATCAAACAAATCCCGTGAAGCCGCGTCAGAAGTTCCTGCAGCGCGTTAATAGTTCAAACACCTGAATGTGTGATGTTCTATTGTAGGCTAAAGGCCCTACTCCCGATTAGACTGATACGCTTTTGTAAGGCTCTGTGTGTAGTGGgtgcgaagtcaggcgcaggaagcagagagTACAGGTTAGTGCTTTATTGGCACAAACGGCGAACATAAGCCACCCCACTAAGATACAGGGCGCATACAAAACAAATGCCCCAAACACTGGGGACTGAAACAGTCCGGAGAAAAACCCACTACCGAAACGCCTGAGACACGAGCGTGCACAGAtgcaacacacaaacaatcccgcacacagagcaggcgggcctactggctaaaaTAACCCGACTAATCAGTCTAACAAAAaacaggtgaaaccaataaacagaaaggggaaaaagggaatcagtggcagctacagtggggaaaaaagtatttgatcccctgctgattttgtacgtttgtccacttacaaagaaatgatcagcctataattttaatagtaggtttatttgaacagtgagagacagaataacaacaacaaaaatccagagaaatgcatgtgaaaaatgttataaaatgatttgcattttaatgagggaaataagtatttgacccctctgcaaaacatgacttagtacttggtggcaaaacccttgttggcaatcacagaggtcagacgtttcttgtagttggccaccaggtttgcacacatctaaggagggattttgtcccactcctctttgcagatcgtctccaagtcattaaggtttcgaggctgacgtttggcaactcgaaccttcagctccctccacagattttctatgggattaaggtctggagactggctaggccactccagtaccttaatgtgcttcttcttgagccactcctttgttgccttggccgtgtgttttgggtcattgtcatgctggaatacccatccacgacccattttcaatgccctggctgagggaaggaggttctcacccaagatttgacggtacatggccctgtccgttgtccctttgatgcggggaagttgtcctgtccccttagcagaaaaacaccctccaaagcataatgtttccacctccatgtttgacgatggggatgttgttcttggggtcataggcagcattcctcctcctcaaaacacggcgagttgagttgatgtcaaagagctccattttggtctcatctgaccacaacactttcaccagttgtcctctgagtcattcagatgttcattggcaaacttcagatgggcatgtatatgtattcttgagcagggggaccttgcaggcgctgcaggatttcagtccttcacggcgtagtgtgttaccaattgttttcttggtgactatggtcccagctgccttgagatcattgacaagatcctcccgtgtagttctggtctGATTCCTCACcgctctcatgatcattgcaactccacgaggtaagatcttgcatggagccccaggccgaaggATATtgccagttcttttgtgtttcttccatttgcaaataatcgcaccaaatgttgtcaccttctcaccgagctgcttggcgatggacttgtagcccattccagccttgtgtaggtctacaatcttgtccctgacatccttggagagctctttggtcttggccatggtggagagtttggaatctgattgattgattgcttctgtggacaggtgtcttttttacagttaacaagctgcggttaggagcactccctttaagagtgtgctcctaatctcagctcgttacctgtataaaagacacctgggagccagaaatctttctgattgagagggggtcaaatacttatttccctcattaaaatgcaaatcaatttataacatttttgacatgcatttttctggatatttttgttgttattctgtctctcacagttcaaataaacctactattaaaattattgactgatcatttctttgtaagtgggcaaacgtacaaaatcagcaggggatcaaatacttttcacCCCACtgtagtaggccggtgacgacgaccgccgagcaccacccgagcaggaaggggagccaccttcggtaggagtcgtgacagctTTACATCCCCCCCATCCAAATTAACATGAAAATTATGCAATAGCCTACAGTTTCTATCGCCATTTTGAACTTCTAATGCGGTAGGGAaaatatcccactgggcacatacgtcaattcaacatctattccacgttggttcaacataattGATTTGAAATGACATGGTGTGTGTGGGAAGGAAGTGAGTGGTTTGTGACGCACAAGAGCAACCGTGGGTTAATGCTCAATCTGATTGAATCAAGCCTCTAATTTTAGAAGAAGATAAAAAGGTCTGGAGTACAGCAGTCTATATGGAAACTAGTGATGCGTTGCCACTAGTGATGCATTTTTTTTTCATGGGTGGAGTTGCCTGGCAGCAGACTGGGATGTGGGTGAAGAAAGCAGGTACTAGTTGCAGCAGACTTGGCACTGGAGGAAGCAGGTTAGACTTTAGTGGGAGCAGCCTGGGTGGGGCACGCAGCAGGTTAGACTGTAGTGGGAGCAGCCTGGGTGGGCCACGCAGCAGGTTAGACTGTAGTGGGAGCAGCCTGGGTGGGGCACGCAGCAGGTTAGACTGTAGTGGGAGCAGCCTGGGTGGGGCACGCAGCAGGTTAGACTGTAGTGGGAGCAGCCTGGGTGGGGCATGCAGCAGGTTAGACTGTAGTGGGAGGAGCCTGGGTGGGGCACGCAGCAGGTTAGACTGTAGTGGGAGGAGCCTGGGTGGGGCACGCAGCAGGTTGGACTGTAGTGGGAGCAGCCTGGGTGGGGCACGCAGCAGGTTAGACTGTTGTGGGAGGAGCCTGGGTGGGGCACGCTGCAGGTTGGACTGTAGTGGGAGCAGCCTGGGTGGGGCACGCAGCAGGTTAGACTGTAGTGGGAGGAGCCTGGGTGGGGCACGCAGCAGGTTGGACTGTAGTGGGAGCAGCCTGGGTGGGGCACGCAGCAGGTTAGACTGTAGTGGGAGGAGCCTGGGTGGGGCACGCAGCAGGTTAGACTGTAGTGAGAGGAGCCTGGGTGGGGCACGCAGCAGGTTGGACTGTAGTGGGAGCAGCCTGGGTGGGGCACGCAGCAGGTTAGACTGTAGTGGGAGGAGCCTGGTGGGGCTGGCATCAGAGAagtcagtagtggtggtggtgaagtcATCCAGAACACTACCAACTGTGGGGTCCATTGCATAGTCCTCAAAATCAGTCTCCTCCGACTCAGGGCCCATAGCCTGCATGGCCTTCCCAGTCTGCCTGAGCAGGTAGTCCACACACCAATCAACTCTCCTGAAAATGAAACAAGACAAAAATGtatatgaatatgaatatgaTTACTCACAATATCTTCATCATATCAAAACACTGATTGTCACAtctgctcccactccccctcttTGGTGCTCGAGGTCACCAGTTcactcattacgcacacctgccaccatcgttacacacacctgCGCTTAATTATggtactcacctggactccatcatgtcatttaccttccctatatctgtcacttcctcagtttcattCCCGAGTCAGCATTGATATAGTTATGTTTCTCCTGTCCAGACGCTCTTCTTGTTTTGGTTCATGTCTATTTATTATTAAATCCACACCCTGTACTTGCTTTTCGTCGCCCAGCGTCTGTCGTTACAGAACCGTTACAGTGATACAGTTTTGTTTCTGCCATGTTTTAATGGTTGTAATGATATTAGTTAAGAAATGTTCTGAGGTTCGTCTTAGAGGCTATAGCAGAGAAGAGCACTTACAGAGGCTGTAGTAGAACTGGCAGTGCCCTGAGAGACAGCAGAGGCAGTGGTGGTTTTCACAGAAGCTGTAGCAGAGGGGAAAGGGAAAATGATAGAAGATTATTATATCTTATTATATATATTTGATAACCTAATATGAAAATTATTTGAGGGTAAACagtaataaaacaaatgtatacaGGCAGGTTGCCTCGAGGTTAAAGCATTGGACCATTTACCGAAAGGCTGCTAGTCGAAGAccggagccgacaaggtgaaaaaatctgttgctgtgcccttgagcaaggaacttaaccctaattgctccaggggcgctgtaCAATGGCGACCCTGGCCTTAACCTGACTCCCTGCGGGTGtttcagggggagttgggatatgcaaaatatTTGATATGCactgttataaactgggtggttcgagccctgaatgctgattggctgacagccgtggtatatcagaccatataccatgggtatgatgaaacacttatttttacttctctaattacgttggtaaacagtttataatagaaataagacacctcgggggtttgtgatgtaTGGCCATTATacgacggctaagggctgtgtccaggcactccgcgttgcatcgTGCTGAAGAACaacccttagtcgtggtatattggccaaataCAACACCCCTGGGGTCTTATTGCTTACATATACAGCCATTGACACATACAGAACAAGCTTGTAGGTACTGCCCTCCAATGGATAGAAATGGAGCAGCAGGCCCTCCCAGTCGTACTGTAGCTCCACATTATTGGGTTGGGGAGTAGCCTACGGGTGAAAGCAGCCAGTATCCAATCTATCCAACCCAGCTAGTTCAAATGAACATGCACTTCACATGTACTTGTAATTCAGGCCATAAAACCAGAGGGATTTACAGACAAAACCTTGATCCCCTTCTCCTCAATGTAGTGTTTTGCTTTTTTTGATTGTTGATGGCATAGAGTAGACCAACACATT
The Salmo salar chromosome ssa16, Ssal_v3.1, whole genome shotgun sequence DNA segment above includes these coding regions:
- the LOC106574505 gene encoding inverted formin-2 — translated: MQAMGPESEETDFEDYAMDPTVGSVLDDFTTTTTDFSDASPTRLLPLQSNLLRAPPRLLPLQSNLLRAPPRLLSLQSNLLRAPPRLLPLQSNLLRAPPRLLPLQSNLLRAPPRLLPLQSNLLRAPPRLLPLQSNLQRAPPRLLPQQSNLLRAPPRLLPLQSNLLRAPPRLLPLQSNLLRAPPRLLPLQSNLLHAPPRLLPLQSNLLRAPPRLLPLQSNLLRAPPRLLPLQSNLLRGPPRLLPLQSNLLRAPPRLLPLKSNLLPPVPSLLQLVPAFFTHIPVCCQATPPMKKKCITSGNASLVSI